One part of the Streptomyces sp. NBC_00286 genome encodes these proteins:
- a CDS encoding spherulation-specific family 4 protein: MPHLTRTAVGTASTDIRFGFGVPGYAHPLVAPLEWGQLTRPGTPLHWVVLNVADGPGIRPDPHCLAAAGRLRNAGVRVLGHLDVRYGARTFGELISEAHRYLDWYRVDGFYLDRCPTDRTTLPEMSRTATTLRAFLGEGHIVLGHGSHPHPGYAEFADQLVTFCGPWSEYRWSQVAEWTADHPPQRFCHFVHSVPRGHLDEALRIARWQGASTIYFTDRTDRGGRVDPWATMPGYWDEIVSRVGTGVSE, translated from the coding sequence ATGCCGCATCTGACCCGCACCGCGGTAGGCACCGCGAGCACCGACATACGCTTCGGCTTCGGCGTCCCCGGCTATGCGCACCCCCTCGTCGCCCCTCTCGAATGGGGCCAACTCACCCGCCCCGGCACTCCCTTGCACTGGGTCGTCCTCAACGTCGCCGACGGTCCCGGCATCCGGCCCGACCCGCACTGCCTCGCCGCGGCGGGGCGACTGCGCAACGCGGGCGTCCGGGTCCTGGGACACCTCGATGTGAGATACGGCGCACGCACCTTCGGTGAGCTGATATCGGAGGCGCACCGGTATCTCGACTGGTACCGCGTGGACGGCTTCTATCTGGACCGCTGTCCCACGGACCGGACAACGCTCCCCGAGATGAGCCGTACGGCCACGACCCTGCGCGCCTTCCTCGGCGAAGGCCATATCGTCCTCGGGCACGGCTCCCACCCGCATCCCGGATATGCCGAGTTCGCCGACCAGTTGGTGACCTTCTGCGGGCCCTGGAGCGAATACCGCTGGTCGCAGGTGGCGGAGTGGACCGCCGACCACCCGCCCCAGCGTTTCTGCCACTTCGTGCACAGCGTGCCCCGCGGGCATCTCGACGAGGCGCTGCGCATAGCTCGCTGGCAGGGCGCCTCGACGATCTACTTCACCGACCGCACGGATCGCGGCGGCCGGGTCGACCCCTGGGCGACCATGCCCGGCTACTGGGACGAAATCGTCTCGCGGGTCGGAACGGGTGTCTCGGAATGA
- a CDS encoding alpha/beta hydrolase: MSSTELPSVLATSVAPKVGAVRVAAGERLRSVGLPGITLTIRSRPPAREGLPPALYVHGLGGSSQNWSALMPLLDGLVDSEAVDLPGFGDSPPPDDGDYSVTGHARAVIRYLDSADRGPVHLIGNSMGGAVTTRVAAVRPDLVRTLTLVSPALPEVLVQRSAVPTALLALPGVASAFTRFTKDWSAEQRVRGVMALCYGDPTIVTPEAFRNAVEEMERRLALPYFWDAMARSARGIVNAYTLGGQHRLWRQAERVLAPTLLIYGGRDQLVSFRMTQRAARAFRDSRLLTLPDAGHVAMMEYPETVATAIRELLADTGELADADSATTGTMKTGTTKSAGS; this comes from the coding sequence ATGTCTTCGACCGAACTGCCGTCCGTCCTCGCCACCTCTGTCGCGCCGAAAGTCGGTGCCGTCAGGGTGGCGGCGGGGGAGCGGCTGCGCTCGGTCGGGTTGCCCGGGATCACGCTGACGATCCGGTCGAGACCGCCGGCCCGTGAGGGGCTGCCGCCCGCGCTGTATGTGCATGGGCTGGGCGGTTCCTCGCAGAACTGGTCGGCGCTGATGCCCCTCCTGGACGGCCTCGTGGACAGCGAGGCCGTTGATCTGCCGGGCTTCGGCGACTCGCCGCCGCCGGACGACGGCGACTACTCGGTGACCGGGCACGCGCGCGCGGTCATCCGCTATCTCGACTCGGCCGACCGCGGCCCCGTGCACCTCATCGGGAACTCGATGGGCGGCGCGGTCACGACGCGCGTCGCGGCCGTACGCCCCGATCTCGTCCGGACGCTCACACTGGTGTCGCCCGCGCTGCCCGAGGTCCTGGTGCAGCGCTCGGCGGTGCCGACAGCCCTGCTGGCGCTGCCCGGGGTGGCGAGCGCCTTCACCCGCTTCACCAAGGATTGGTCCGCCGAGCAGCGCGTACGGGGCGTCATGGCGCTCTGTTACGGCGATCCGACCATCGTGACCCCCGAAGCGTTCCGCAACGCGGTCGAGGAGATGGAGCGGCGGCTCGCCCTCCCGTACTTCTGGGACGCCATGGCGCGCTCGGCCCGCGGCATCGTGAACGCGTACACGCTGGGCGGCCAGCACCGGCTGTGGCGTCAGGCCGAGCGGGTGCTCGCCCCGACGCTGCTCATATACGGCGGCCGTGACCAGCTCGTCTCGTTCCGCATGACCCAGCGCGCGGCCCGGGCTTTCCGCGATTCCCGGCTGCTCACGCTGCCGGACGCGGGGCACGTGGCGATGATGGAGTACCCCGAGACCGTGGCCACCGCCATCCGGGAACTTCTCGCAGACACCGGCGAGTTGGCCGACGCCGACAGCGCGACGACCGGCACCATGAAGACCGGAACAACGAAGAGTGCGGGGAGCTGA
- a CDS encoding DUF3152 domain-containing protein, with protein sequence MFSGAPGYGAPQGAYPGRPGASQAEGPGPAIPQQRQAPHPAQGPRQDYVDAFERDDNVFASRTGDQALRSDPYYSAVDSTDRYLDPAETEHKAPSEPYLPDAPSEPYLPEKAKGGKGWTFTGVAAAAVTTVLAVVVAGQVVTDGREDTSARPPTVGGADREAKDAAARGDTRPTPPSEVEGATPPSYAQLVAKKYPLAANLKGGGEFEAIRGVDQAPGTGQKITYRVDVEKGLGLDGTLFAQAVHKTLNDERSWAHDGARTFERVSTGQPDFVITLASPGTTAVWCAKSGLDTTVDNVSCDSAATDRVMINAYRWAQGAQTYGDKMYAYRQMLINHEIGHRLGYGHVTCDKDGELAPVMQQQSKFLEHDGIRCRANPWPFPGA encoded by the coding sequence GTGTTCAGCGGGGCGCCCGGATACGGCGCGCCTCAGGGGGCGTACCCGGGGAGACCGGGCGCATCGCAGGCCGAGGGGCCCGGGCCCGCCATACCGCAGCAGCGGCAGGCGCCGCATCCCGCGCAGGGTCCCCGCCAGGACTACGTCGACGCCTTCGAGCGGGACGACAACGTCTTCGCGTCGCGTACCGGCGACCAGGCCCTCCGCTCGGACCCGTACTACTCCGCCGTCGACTCCACCGACCGGTACCTCGACCCCGCGGAAACCGAGCACAAGGCGCCCTCGGAGCCCTATCTTCCGGATGCGCCCTCGGAGCCGTATCTGCCGGAGAAGGCCAAGGGCGGCAAGGGCTGGACCTTCACCGGGGTCGCGGCCGCCGCCGTCACCACCGTGCTCGCCGTCGTCGTGGCCGGGCAGGTGGTCACCGACGGGCGCGAGGACACCTCCGCGCGCCCGCCGACCGTGGGCGGCGCGGACCGGGAAGCCAAGGACGCCGCGGCGCGCGGCGACACCAGGCCGACGCCTCCGTCCGAGGTGGAGGGCGCGACTCCGCCGTCGTACGCGCAATTGGTGGCGAAGAAGTACCCGCTGGCCGCGAACCTCAAGGGCGGCGGGGAATTCGAGGCGATCCGCGGTGTCGACCAGGCGCCCGGCACGGGACAGAAGATCACCTACCGCGTCGACGTCGAGAAGGGCCTCGGCCTCGACGGCACCCTCTTCGCGCAGGCCGTGCACAAGACTCTGAACGACGAGCGGAGTTGGGCCCACGACGGGGCCCGTACCTTCGAGCGGGTCTCCACCGGGCAGCCCGACTTCGTCATCACGCTGGCCAGCCCCGGCACCACGGCGGTCTGGTGCGCCAAATCGGGCCTGGACACCACCGTGGACAACGTCTCCTGCGACTCCGCGGCCACCGACCGCGTGATGATCAACGCGTATCGCTGGGCTCAGGGCGCCCAGACTTACGGCGACAAGATGTACGCGTACCGGCAGATGCTGATCAACCACGAGATCGGCCACCGGCTCGGCTACGGCCATGTGACCTGCGACAAGGACGGCGAACTCGCGCCCGTCATGCAACAGCAGAGCAAGTTCCTCGAGCACGACGGAATCCGTTGCCGGGCCAACCCCTGGCCGTTTCCCGGGGCTTGA
- a CDS encoding DUF3492 domain-containing protein, which produces MRIGLLTEGGYPYLSGDARLWCDRLVRGLGQHDFDVYALSRSERQQGEGFVELPPQVGRVRTAPLWTAGDDGVAYGRRARRRFAECYGELAAAVCAGDAVMEGAASASGDGSLDVADRFGSALYGLAELVRDAGGGLTSALRSETAVRALESACRAPGALRTARGARVPDLLTVADRIERTLRPLSLDWYGEQDGLGSVDLCHATSGGAAALPGLLARHFWGVPLLVTEYGVRLRAHYLDSREESGPVRALLAAFHGRLAAEMYRQAALITPGNTHARRWQERCGADRAKLRTVYPGMEASPFWEVGERADCADPDTLVWVGRMEPDKDLVSLLHAFAAVRKERPRARLRIIGAPVEGPAGAAYRADCKMLAARLFPDEVGGVREIGGRPGSRVPPVSFEEIGGPEVPSLAEAYAAGAVVVLSSVVEGFPNGLVEAMFCGRATVSTDVGAVVEVIGGTGLVVPPRNPRALAEACVALLRDPERRALLGAAARARALELFTVEQNIAAFHGIYLEIVSHSPVRRAATDEPLPFAVPAEAHVRARWAESGTRPASVSGPRWAVGVAGAAGALPGSGAAGARLGSGAAGVAARSGAAGALPASGSAGACPGSGAASAGSGAAQEPVPAGKGTR; this is translated from the coding sequence GTGCGCATCGGACTGCTTACGGAGGGTGGCTATCCATATCTGAGCGGTGACGCCAGGCTCTGGTGCGACCGGCTTGTACGCGGGCTCGGGCAGCACGACTTCGACGTCTACGCGCTCAGCAGGAGCGAGCGACAGCAGGGCGAGGGCTTCGTCGAGCTGCCGCCCCAGGTGGGCCGCGTGCGCACGGCGCCGTTATGGACCGCGGGCGATGACGGCGTGGCGTACGGCCGCCGGGCGCGGCGGCGGTTCGCCGAGTGCTACGGGGAGTTGGCGGCGGCGGTCTGTGCGGGGGATGCCGTTATGGAGGGCGCTGCATCGGCCTCAGGGGATGGCTCATTGGATGTGGCGGACCGTTTCGGCAGTGCGTTGTACGGGCTTGCCGAACTCGTCCGGGATGCGGGCGGCGGCCTGACCAGTGCCCTGCGTTCCGAAACCGCTGTGCGTGCCCTCGAGAGCGCCTGCCGCGCGCCCGGCGCATTGCGCACCGCGCGCGGGGCGCGCGTCCCGGATCTGCTCACCGTCGCCGACCGGATCGAGCGCACCCTGCGCCCCCTGTCGCTCGACTGGTACGGCGAGCAGGACGGACTCGGCTCCGTCGACCTGTGCCACGCCACGTCCGGGGGAGCCGCGGCCCTGCCCGGGCTGCTGGCCCGGCACTTCTGGGGCGTGCCGCTGTTGGTCACGGAGTACGGCGTGCGGTTGCGGGCGCACTACTTGGACTCGCGCGAGGAGTCAGGGCCGGTGCGGGCGCTGCTCGCGGCCTTCCACGGCCGGCTCGCGGCCGAGATGTACCGGCAGGCCGCCCTCATCACGCCCGGCAATACGCACGCCCGCCGCTGGCAGGAGCGCTGCGGCGCCGACCGCGCCAAGCTCCGTACGGTCTATCCGGGCATGGAGGCCTCCCCCTTCTGGGAGGTGGGCGAACGAGCGGACTGTGCCGATCCGGACACGCTGGTCTGGGTCGGGCGGATGGAGCCCGACAAGGACCTCGTCTCGCTGCTGCACGCCTTCGCGGCGGTCCGCAAGGAACGGCCGAGGGCGCGGCTGCGGATCATCGGCGCGCCTGTCGAGGGGCCGGCTGGGGCCGCGTATCGGGCGGACTGCAAGATGCTGGCCGCGCGGCTCTTCCCCGATGAGGTGGGAGGCGTACGCGAGATCGGTGGCCGTCCGGGGTCGCGGGTGCCGCCTGTGTCGTTCGAGGAGATCGGCGGGCCGGAGGTGCCGAGTCTCGCGGAGGCGTACGCGGCCGGGGCCGTGGTCGTGCTGTCGAGCGTCGTCGAGGGCTTCCCGAACGGCCTTGTCGAGGCGATGTTCTGCGGGCGCGCCACGGTGTCCACGGACGTCGGCGCGGTCGTGGAGGTCATCGGCGGTACGGGTCTGGTGGTGCCGCCGCGCAATCCGCGGGCGCTCGCCGAGGCGTGCGTCGCCCTGCTGCGCGACCCCGAGCGCCGTGCACTCCTCGGCGCGGCGGCACGCGCGCGTGCCCTCGAACTGTTCACCGTCGAGCAGAACATCGCGGCGTTTCATGGCATTTACCTGGAGATCGTCTCGCACAGCCCGGTCCGCCGAGCCGCCACCGATGAACCGCTGCCCTTCGCGGTACCGGCCGAGGCCCATGTGCGGGCTCGCTGGGCCGAGTCCGGAACCCGGCCTGCGTCGGTGAGCGGTCCGCGGTGGGCCGTGGGGGTTGCGGGGGCGGCGGGCGCTCTGCCGGGATCCGGGGCTGCGGGTGCTCGGCTGGGTTCTGGGGCGGCGGGGGTTGCGGCGAGGTCCGGGGCGGCGGGCGCTCTGCCGGCATCCGGGTCGGCGGGCGCTTGCCCTGGGTCCGGGGCGGCGAGTGCCGGTTCCGGCGCGGCGCAGGAGCCGGTTCCCGCCGGGAAGGGGACGCGATGA
- a CDS encoding NAD-dependent epimerase/dehydratase family protein has translation MRVLLIGANGFLGRYVADRLLADPAVQLTALGRGDDADVRFDLSSGSPGALTRFLDAVHPGVVINCAGATRGGARELTRHNTVAVATVCEALRRSGCGARLVQIGCGAEYGPSQPGSCTAEDATPRPGGPYGVSKLAGTELVLGSGLDAVVLRVFSPAGPGTPAGSPLGRLAEAMRRAMQSGDGELKVGGLGIQRDFIDVRDVARAVHAASLSAAQGVINIGSGRAVRLRDAAAVLARVAGYGGALHELDAPPGIVRPSIGHPRSESEHTAPAAYPYPDGCGSWQQADVRTARDRLGWRPRIHLEESLADIWMEAACRI, from the coding sequence ATGAGGGTGCTGCTGATCGGAGCCAACGGATTTCTGGGCCGGTACGTCGCCGACCGACTCCTCGCCGACCCGGCCGTGCAGCTCACCGCGCTCGGCCGGGGCGACGACGCGGATGTACGGTTCGACCTCTCCAGCGGCAGCCCGGGCGCACTGACCCGCTTCCTGGACGCGGTGCACCCCGGCGTCGTCATCAACTGCGCCGGCGCCACCCGAGGCGGCGCCCGCGAACTGACCCGGCACAACACCGTCGCCGTCGCCACCGTCTGCGAGGCCCTGCGCCGCAGCGGCTGCGGCGCGCGCCTCGTGCAGATCGGCTGCGGCGCGGAGTACGGCCCCAGCCAGCCCGGCTCCTGCACGGCCGAGGACGCGACGCCGCGCCCCGGCGGCCCGTACGGCGTCAGCAAGCTCGCCGGCACCGAACTCGTCCTGGGCTCCGGCCTGGACGCCGTCGTCCTGCGGGTCTTCTCGCCCGCCGGACCCGGCACACCCGCCGGCTCGCCCCTCGGCCGCCTCGCCGAGGCCATGCGTCGCGCCATGCAGTCCGGCGACGGCGAACTGAAGGTGGGCGGACTCGGCATCCAGCGCGACTTCATCGACGTACGCGATGTCGCGCGCGCCGTCCATGCCGCCTCCCTCTCCGCCGCACAGGGCGTCATCAACATCGGCTCCGGACGTGCCGTACGCCTCCGGGACGCAGCCGCCGTCCTCGCGCGCGTGGCCGGCTACGGCGGGGCGCTGCACGAACTCGACGCCCCGCCCGGAATCGTCAGGCCATCCATCGGCCACCCCCGCTCCGAATCCGAGCACACGGCCCCGGCCGCTTACCCCTATCCCGACGGCTGCGGCAGCTGGCAGCAGGCCGATGTGCGCACCGCACGCGACCGGCTCGGCTGGCGGCCCCGGATCCACCTCGAAGAGTCCCTCGCCGATATCTGGATGGAGGCGGCATGCCGCATCTGA
- a CDS encoding alpha/beta hydrolase: protein MPNPFRLRAAALAALLVLSVTVAGCDIDAGDKDEDLAAQELSWKDCPAPSKAQGGGEAPSALPNGDKWQCATLKVPLDWDEPQGDTIGLALIRAETSGTKANRIGSLIFNFGGPGSSGVATLPAFAKEFAHLRTRYDLVSFDPRGVGGSAGVECQSDEQLDEYFQQDATPDNAAERRTLLEDTKAFNSACEKNSGSLLPHVRTTDAARDLDLVRQVLDDDRLHYFGISYGTELGGVYAHLFPKKVGRAVFDAVVDPTRNPEEGALGQAKGFQLALDNFAEDCASKQDACPIGDTAQSVKDRIARLLKDLDSRPVPGVFPRELTQSVAASGILQSLYSRDYWQYLTDGLQQAYAGDGTVLMLLSDALNGRNENGEYSNSVAANVSINCADNKARYTTAEVEAKLPQFRAASPLFGDYVAWSLLGCTDWPVPGAADDPDVSAPGAAPILVIGNTGDPATPYEGARRMADELGKGVGVELTYRGQGHGAYGSGNKCVREAVNGYLLDGRVPSTGLVCS, encoded by the coding sequence ATGCCGAATCCTTTCCGGCTGCGCGCCGCTGCCCTGGCCGCCCTCCTTGTGCTGTCCGTGACAGTCGCCGGGTGCGACATTGATGCCGGCGACAAGGACGAGGACCTGGCAGCGCAGGAGCTGAGCTGGAAGGACTGCCCGGCACCGTCCAAGGCCCAGGGAGGCGGAGAGGCCCCGTCCGCTCTGCCGAACGGCGACAAGTGGCAGTGCGCGACGTTGAAGGTGCCCCTCGACTGGGACGAGCCCCAAGGAGACACGATCGGGCTCGCGCTGATCCGGGCGGAGACCAGCGGCACTAAGGCGAATCGAATCGGCTCACTGATCTTCAACTTCGGCGGCCCCGGGTCCTCGGGGGTGGCCACCCTGCCCGCGTTCGCCAAGGAGTTCGCGCACCTGCGCACCCGCTACGACCTGGTCAGCTTCGACCCGCGCGGGGTCGGCGGCAGCGCGGGCGTGGAGTGCCAGAGTGATGAGCAGCTCGACGAGTACTTCCAACAGGACGCCACCCCCGACAACGCCGCCGAGCGGAGAACGCTCCTGGAGGACACGAAAGCGTTTAACTCGGCCTGCGAGAAGAACTCAGGAAGTCTCCTTCCGCACGTGCGCACCACCGACGCGGCCCGCGATCTGGACCTGGTGCGGCAGGTCCTCGACGATGACAGGCTGCACTACTTCGGCATCTCGTACGGCACCGAACTGGGCGGTGTCTACGCCCACTTGTTCCCCAAGAAAGTGGGACGGGCCGTCTTCGACGCAGTCGTGGATCCGACGCGGAACCCGGAGGAGGGTGCGCTCGGGCAGGCCAAGGGATTCCAGCTCGCGCTCGACAACTTCGCCGAGGACTGCGCCTCGAAGCAGGACGCATGCCCGATCGGCGACACCGCGCAGAGCGTCAAGGACCGGATCGCCCGACTGCTCAAAGACCTCGACAGCCGGCCGGTCCCGGGCGTCTTCCCACGCGAGCTGACCCAGTCCGTCGCCGCCAGCGGCATCCTGCAGTCGCTCTACTCTCGGGATTACTGGCAGTACCTCACCGATGGGCTCCAGCAGGCGTACGCCGGTGACGGCACGGTTCTGATGCTGCTGTCCGACGCGCTGAACGGACGGAACGAGAACGGCGAATACAGCAACAGCGTCGCCGCCAACGTCTCCATCAACTGCGCGGACAACAAGGCGCGTTACACCACCGCCGAAGTAGAGGCGAAGCTTCCGCAGTTCCGCGCGGCCTCTCCCCTGTTCGGCGACTATGTGGCGTGGAGTCTGCTCGGCTGCACGGACTGGCCCGTGCCGGGAGCCGCCGACGACCCGGACGTGAGCGCCCCCGGAGCGGCACCGATCCTGGTGATCGGCAACACAGGCGACCCGGCCACCCCCTACGAGGGCGCCCGCAGGATGGCGGACGAGCTGGGCAAGGGCGTCGGCGTCGAGTTGACGTACCGAGGCCAGGGGCATGGTGCGTACGGCAGCGGGAACAAGTGCGTGCGTGAGGCTGTGAACGGCTATCTGCTGGACGGCAGGGTTCCGTCGACTGGGCTGGTTTGCTCCTAA
- a CDS encoding alpha/beta hydrolase yields MVRFVRSTALAAAAVLVTGLAAGCGGGSSDEGKDDGKASAPPTAAPSGPTGELPASLTSQKLDWGSCKATSDGPAPGEDWQCSTLKVPLDWERPKGETIGIALIRAKATDEDSRIGSLLFNFGGPGGSGVSTMPSYAALTTELHKRYDLVSFDPRGVAASEGVRCRSDKEIQAAESVDSTPDTAAEEASYLQDSADFGKGCEASAGPLMAHVSTTDTARDMDLMRHVLGDQKLHYFGISYGTELGGVYAHLFPKNVGRLVLDAVVDPSAGTVGHAKNQTRGFQRALDNYLKSTGQDPEEGSQKIADLLKRIDAEPLPTSSGRKLTQTLALTGIVLPLYSEQTWAGLTSALDAAEQGDGSELLALADNYNERDATGRYGTTTHSQRVISCLDDKERPTPEETKKLLPQFRKISPVFGEFMGWDTAGWCHNWPVAGQHETPEVSAPGADPVLVVGNTGDPATPYEGARKMADELGKDVGIELTWKGEGHGAYGSSSCVDGTVNAYLLDGKVPEDGKVCES; encoded by the coding sequence ATGGTGCGTTTCGTACGATCCACGGCACTGGCCGCTGCCGCGGTGCTGGTCACCGGGCTTGCGGCGGGGTGCGGTGGCGGCTCGTCCGACGAGGGCAAGGACGACGGAAAGGCCAGCGCCCCACCGACCGCGGCGCCGTCAGGCCCGACGGGGGAGCTTCCGGCCTCGCTCACCTCACAGAAGCTCGACTGGGGCAGCTGCAAGGCCACTTCGGACGGCCCCGCGCCGGGCGAAGACTGGCAGTGCTCGACGCTCAAAGTCCCGCTGGACTGGGAGAGGCCGAAGGGCGAGACGATCGGTATAGCTCTGATCCGCGCCAAGGCGACAGACGAGGACTCACGCATCGGCTCGCTGCTGTTCAACTTCGGCGGTCCCGGTGGCTCGGGCGTCTCCACGATGCCGTCGTACGCGGCGCTGACGACCGAACTGCACAAGCGGTACGACCTGGTGAGCTTCGACCCGCGCGGAGTCGCGGCCAGCGAGGGCGTGCGCTGTCGCAGCGACAAGGAGATCCAGGCCGCCGAGTCGGTCGACTCCACGCCGGACACCGCGGCCGAGGAGGCCTCCTACCTCCAGGACTCCGCCGACTTCGGCAAGGGCTGCGAGGCGTCGGCGGGCCCGCTCATGGCACATGTCTCGACGACCGACACGGCCCGCGACATGGACCTGATGCGGCATGTGCTGGGCGACCAGAAGTTGCACTACTTCGGCATCTCGTACGGCACTGAACTGGGCGGTGTCTACGCCCACTTGTTCCCCAAGAACGTAGGCCGCCTGGTGCTGGACGCGGTCGTCGACCCGAGCGCGGGCACGGTCGGCCACGCCAAGAACCAGACGCGCGGTTTCCAGCGCGCCCTGGACAACTACCTCAAGTCCACCGGTCAGGACCCCGAAGAGGGCTCCCAGAAGATCGCTGACCTGTTGAAGAGGATCGACGCCGAGCCGCTGCCGACATCGAGCGGCCGCAAGCTCACACAGACGCTGGCGCTCACCGGGATCGTGCTGCCGCTCTACAGCGAGCAGACCTGGGCCGGCCTCACCAGCGCACTGGATGCGGCGGAGCAGGGTGACGGTTCGGAGCTGCTGGCCCTCGCCGACAATTACAACGAGCGTGACGCGACGGGTCGTTACGGCACGACGACGCATTCACAACGGGTCATATCGTGCTTGGACGACAAGGAGCGGCCGACGCCCGAGGAGACCAAGAAGCTGCTCCCTCAGTTCCGGAAGATTTCGCCCGTGTTCGGCGAGTTCATGGGCTGGGACACGGCCGGCTGGTGCCACAACTGGCCGGTGGCCGGTCAGCACGAGACCCCGGAGGTCAGCGCGCCCGGAGCGGATCCCGTCCTGGTCGTGGGCAACACCGGCGACCCGGCGACACCGTACGAGGGTGCCCGCAAGATGGCGGACGAACTGGGCAAGGACGTTGGTATCGAGCTCACCTGGAAGGGCGAGGGGCATGGGGCGTACGGGAGCAGTTCCTGCGTGGACGGCACGGTGAACGCGTACTTGCTGGACGGGAAGGTGCCGGAGGACGGGAAGGTCTGCGAGTCGTAG
- the moeZ gene encoding adenylyltransferase/sulfurtransferase MoeZ, with translation MSLPPLVEPASELTVDEVRRYSRHLIIPDVGMDGQKRLKNAKVLAVGAGGLGSPALMYLAAAGVGTLGIVEFDEVDESNLQRQIIHSQADIGRSKAESARDSVLGINPYVNVILHEERLEAENVMDIFSQYDLIVDGTDNFATRYLVNDACVLLNKPYVWGSIYRFDGQASVFWSEHGPCYRCLYPEPPPPGMVPSCAEGGVLGVLCASIGSIQVTEAIKVLTGTGEPLVGRLMIYDALEMQYRQVKVRKDPNCAVCGENPTVTELIDYEAFCGVVSEEAQEAAAGSTITPKQLKEWIDNDEKIEIIDVREINEYEIVSIPGAKLIPKNEFLMGTALETLPQDKKIVLHCKTGVRSAEVLAVLKSAGFSDAVHVGGGVIGWVNQIEPEKPVY, from the coding sequence GTGTCGCTGCCACCCCTGGTCGAGCCCGCTTCTGAGCTCACCGTAGACGAGGTCCGCAGGTACTCCCGCCACCTGATCATTCCCGACGTGGGGATGGACGGGCAGAAGCGGCTGAAGAACGCCAAGGTGCTCGCCGTTGGCGCCGGCGGCCTGGGCTCGCCGGCCCTCATGTACCTGGCCGCGGCGGGCGTCGGCACGCTCGGCATCGTGGAGTTCGACGAGGTCGACGAGTCCAACCTGCAGCGTCAGATCATCCACAGCCAGGCGGACATCGGCCGCTCCAAGGCCGAGTCGGCCCGCGACAGCGTGCTCGGCATCAACCCGTACGTGAACGTGATCCTTCACGAAGAGCGGCTCGAGGCCGAGAACGTGATGGACATCTTCAGCCAGTACGACCTGATCGTCGACGGCACCGACAACTTCGCGACCCGCTACCTGGTCAACGACGCGTGCGTGCTCCTCAACAAGCCGTACGTCTGGGGCTCGATCTACCGCTTCGACGGCCAGGCCTCCGTCTTCTGGTCCGAGCACGGCCCCTGCTACCGCTGCCTCTACCCGGAGCCCCCGCCGCCGGGCATGGTCCCCTCCTGCGCCGAGGGCGGCGTCCTCGGTGTGCTGTGCGCGTCCATCGGCTCCATTCAGGTCACTGAGGCGATCAAGGTCCTCACCGGCACCGGCGAACCGCTGGTCGGCCGCCTGATGATCTACGACGCCCTGGAGATGCAGTACCGCCAGGTCAAGGTCCGCAAGGACCCCAATTGTGCGGTCTGCGGCGAGAACCCCACCGTCACCGAGCTCATCGACTACGAGGCCTTCTGCGGCGTCGTCTCCGAGGAGGCCCAGGAGGCGGCCGCCGGCTCGACGATCACTCCCAAGCAGCTCAAGGAGTGGATCGACAACGACGAGAAGATCGAGATCATCGACGTCCGCGAGATCAACGAGTACGAGATCGTCTCGATCCCCGGCGCCAAGCTGATCCCGAAGAACGAGTTCCTCATGGGCACCGCCCTGGAGACCCTGCCGCAGGACAAGAAGATCGTCCTGCATTGCAAGACGGGTGTCCGCAGTGCGGAAGTCCTCGCCGTGCTCAAGTCCGCCGGTTTCTCCGACGCGGTGCACGTCGGTGGCGGCGTGATCGGCTGGGTCAACCAGATCGAGCCCGAGAAGCCGGTGTACTAG